In a single window of the Fusarium falciforme chromosome 3, complete sequence genome:
- a CDS encoding Fungal-trans domain-containing protein — protein sequence MIHPVFPIVSKRTLYQQISSQGYHSLDIILLLQCMEILLPNRDEAVIDHRAQYRKAKQCLHLVEDQGIISMRVLQATLLLSLYEAGHAIFPAAFLSIGHCARIGHAIGIHDRRGVSQMFPSTMSWTATEEIRRTWWGVIILDRFINIGLPDRPFASIDACPEDLLPMDEILWDLGEQTVVPSLAVSSSTDLPAPPFARSCQAAHLLSRVLSHIGTSQSTRSPEQYYSEALQLHGILSSFKLALDQEVKREEPHAFLVYSPAQGLCFSAIIALCDNYTCADLDDLSGVGTPEQLKMQETALNTLHEIGASAWQFASHLVNLLEPQGSQITISPFAAQCLYAAATQYQWYIEETGKVELKAAVDLLKHALGLIGRSWKVGEKYCKILEGERV from the exons ATGATCCATCCCGTCTTTCCCATCG TCTCTAAGAGGACCTTGTACCAACAGATATCCTCTCAAGGGTATCACTCTCTTGACATCATACTACTCCTTCAATGCATGGAAATCTTGCTACCCAATAGGGATGAAGCTGTCATCGATCATCGAGCGCAATATCGCAAAGCAAAACAATGCCTACATCTCGTAGAAGACCAAGGCATCATTTCAATGCGTGTTCTCCAGGCAACTTTgctattatccttatatgaAGCAGGCCACGCCATATTCCCGGCTGCATTTCTATCGATTGGTCATTGCGCTCGAATAGGCCACGCCATTGGAATTCACGACCGGCGCGGTGTTTCACAGATGTTTCCATCAACAA TGTCTTGGACTGCAACCGAGGAGATACGCCGCACGTGGTGGGGTGTAATAATTCTAGACCG ATTTATCAATATTGGCCTTCCAGATAGGCCGTTCGCCTCTATCGACGCATGCCCTGAAGACCTTCTACCCATGGATGAAATATTATGGGATCTTGGT GAGCAAACGGTCGTTCCGTCGCTGGCTGTTTCTAGCAGCACCGACTTGCCTGCACCCCCTTTTGCCAGATCATGTCAAGCAGCACATTTGCTTTCCAGAGTCCTATCCCATATTGGCACAAGCCAGAGCACAAGAAGCCCAGAACAGTATTACTCTGaggcgcttcagcttcatGGAATCCTCTCCTCTTTCAAACTGGCACTAGACCAAGAAGTGAAGAGGGAGGAGCCTCATGCGTTCCTTGTCTATTCACCTGCTCAGGGACTTTGCTTCAGTGCTATTATTGCATTATGTGACAACTACACCTGCGCTGACTTGGATGACCTGTCGGGTGTTGGCACCCCAGAGCAGCTGAAGATGCAAGAGACAGCCCTCAATACCTTGCATGAGATTGGAGCATCAGCTTGGCAATTTGCTTCGCATTTggtcaatctccttgagccACAAGGGAGTCAAATCACCATCAGTCCCTTCGCGGCCCAATGCCTCTATGCCGCTGCCACTCAATACCAGTGGTATATTGAGGAGACTGGAAAAGTTGAGCTGAAGGCGGCAGTCGACTTACTGAAGCATGCATTGGGATTGATTGGACGGTCTTGGAAAGTTGGAG AGAAATATTGCAAGATTCTTGAGGGGGAGAGGGTGTAA